CAGGTTCCCCTGCGGGGCCTGACTCTTTATTACTTGTTCACTTATTTATTTCTTTCGACACCAACTCGCTAGTCATCATCATTTCTTCTCCCCCTCTTTATGTTTTAAGTATTTACGAGTTCTCATTGAACGTTCTACACAGAACGCGCCGCCGCTATACTCGCGTTGGTATACTCATGCCAGCGTGATCTCGGTAACCACAGTTCACGTCCCTTTATATTAATTAAGGATTCACTATGTCCGGTAAGAGCAATTCCGTTCGGCTACGACCGCTGGAACGAGACGAGCTCACTTTACTATCTGGCGAAGCACAAAACCGTGACGGGAACCGGCGGCGAAGCACCGAGAAGTTCCATCAGTCAGTAAGGTAAGAAAGTCGGTTTTTTCTGTTATCCGGCATCAAAAATTATGCAGCGGTGAGCTTGACCGCCGAGTGAGCGACAGGACGTCGCGAAAGCCAGTGCCGCGTCGGGAACGCGTCACTGGCGGCTCGATCAGCGGCCATGCACACCGATGGCACCGCGCAGCGGCATAATTTATGCCAAAAGCCAGGGTTCGCAGGGCTGCGGCGCTTAAGCGCCCTGCGTCGGGCGCGTATAAATTTTTGCATAAGCGTGGCGGCAGTGCTGCGCACGAAACTGCCTCTGTGCTTGCATAGAAATGCACCTAAGAGAAACGGCGAATTTCATCCGCAATTTTACCCCGCAAACTGCCGGAATAGCGCTTTACCGCGCAAGAGTCGTAGCCCCAGCCAGCCGCCGCAGAGCGACAGGAGGAACGCCGCGATTAACGGCAGTGCTATCCACATCCCGATATTCGGTTCCCAGGCAAAGTTAAAGACCTTACGCTGCAACAGCCACAGGGCCGATTCTGCGCCAATCGCCGCAGCCGTTCCCGCCACCAAGCCCAGCACCGCGAATTCACACCACAGCGTGGTGCGCAACAGGCGCAACCCGGCTCCCAGCGTGCGGTATACCATCAGTTCCTGACGTCGCTGACGCATCCCGACCTGAATCTGAGCCAGCAACAGCAGCACGCCACAGAACAGCACCAGGATGACCATAATCTCCAGCGCGCGACTCACCTGCTGCAAGACCTGCCCAACCTGACGCAGAATACTGCCGATATCCAGCACGCTCACCGTCGGAAACTGGCGGTTCAGTTGCGTAATCAGCTTCTCATCGCCATCGTAGCGGAAGCTCGTGAGCCAAGACTGTGGCTGATTATCCAGCGCACCCACGGGGAAAATAAAGAAGAAATTCGGACGCAGGCTTTCCCAATCCACCTGACGGAAGCTGGTCACCGTCGCGCTAAACGGCTGTGTGTCGCCGGTGAAGGTCAGCGTATCGCCAATCTTGATCCCCATCTCTTTGGCTTCTTTCGCTTCCATCGAGACTTCGCCCGTCTTCGGCGCTTCGCCTTCCACCAATACGTTGTGCTGTGGAATCCCGTTCATCCAGGTCAGATTCAGCTCACGGTTCACCGTGTTGCCGCCCGGATCGTCCTCGTGGATCACTTCAGTAGCAACCTGCTGATTAATCTCCGTCAGGCGCGCACGAATAATCGGGAAGAACTGCTCTGGCGTCACGTCATGCTGAGAAAGGAACTCCCTCATCTGCGGCACCTGTTCCGCCGTGATATTCAGCAGGAAATAGTTCGGGCTGCCCAGCGGCAACTGCTGTTGCCAGCGTTCCAGCAAATCACCGCGCATCACCAGCAGCAGCGCTAATAGCATGAAGGACAACGAAAACGCCGCCAGTTGGCTGAGCGTCGACCACGGCTGACGCAGCAGGCGATTAATCGCCAGACGCAATGCCAGTCGTTTAACCGTCAGACGCCGTAACAGCAGCAGACCGCCCCAGCCAATAACACCCAGCAGTAGCGACAACACCGCCACGCCGCCGAGCAGCGACCACAGCAGCACGCCGCCACCGGACAACACCGCCAGCAGCCCGACGACAATAATCAGGACAATCGGCAGGTAATAGCGCAGCGGCCACACGTTCGCCACCACATCCTGTCGTAACACGCGCAGCGGCTGTGTCGCCAGCAGCAGTCGATACGGACGCAGCCCAACCAGCAGCGAGATCAGCACCAGCGATCCCAGCGCCCATACCCACGGCCACAGCCCGGATGCAGGCAATACGGCAGGCAGCACTGGAGCCAGAATTTTCATCAGCAGTGCCTCAAACCCAAGGCCAAGCACGCTACCGCAAACCGCCGCCAGACCCAGCACGGAAAGCCACTGCCCGATAATTAATTTCCTCAGCGCTTGTTTGCCGGCTCCCAGCGTTTTCAGAATAGCGACCAAATCATAGCGACTGCGGCAGTAGTGCCCCATCGCCACCGCGACCGCAGCAATAGACAACAGCAGCGTCAGCAGCGCCGACAGCAACAAGAACTGCTGCGACCGCTTTAACGACTGGCTCAGCGCACCTTCGGAATCTTCCATGCCATACCAGCGCTGATCGGGCTTGAGCTGGGGCTTGATGAAGTTGCTAAATTCGCTAATTTGCTTCTCATTGCCAGAAAACATGTAGCGCCAGGTAATACGGCCCCCCGGCTGAATCGCCCCCGTTTTCTCGACATCATCCAGATTCATCAGAATACGCGGCGCGGTCTCAAACGGATTAAAGCCGGAATCCGGTTCCTGAATCAGTTCGCCGCTGATACGCAGTGAGGTATCGCCGACATCCAGCATGTCACCGACTTTCAGCCCAAGCAACGCCAGCAGGCGCGGGGCCACCAGCACCGTTCCCGCTTCCGCATGCAGCCCTTCAGGGCGCGTCTGCAAATTGCCGTACAGCGGATAACGCTGGTCGGTCGCTTTAACCTGCGCCAGTTGCGGCGTATCGCCCGCGAACGTCATGGTCATGAAAGAAATCTGACGACTAAGCGTCAGCCCGCGCTGCTGCGCGTCTAAAAGCCAGTTTTCCGCGACGGGTCGCGACGCACGCAGCACGCGGTCGCCCGCCAGAAAATCACGGCTCTGCTGGCTGAGCCCTTTTTCCATGCGGTCGCTGATCGTCCCCAGCGCCAGCACGCAGGCTACGGCCAGCGTTAGCGCCAGCCAGACAATCAATAAGGAAGGAGAACGCCATTCGCGCCAGAACCACCGCCAGATCATGCGTCCTCCCGCAGCTTGCCGTCGACTAACCGCAGGCGTCGCTCGCAGCGGGCCGCCAGTTGCTCATCGTGCGTCACCAGAATCAGCGTGGTGGCATAATCGCGATTGAGGGAAAACAGCAGATCAACAATGCGCTCACCGGTTTTACGATCCAGATTCCCGGTAGGTTCATCGGCAAACAAGACGTTAGGACGACCGCTGAACGCACGAGCCAGCGCCACGCGCTGCTGTTCACCGCCGGAAAGCTGAGCGGGAAGATGATGTAAGCGTTCACCCAACCCGAGCTGCTGTAAAAGCTGCTCGGCCTGTCCACGACTGTGGCTGTCGCTTTCGCCACGCAGCAACGCGGGTAATTGCACGTTCTCCAGCGCATTCAGCGTCGGCACCAGCATGAAAGACTGGAAGACAAACCCCACATGCTGGGCACGCAGCGCCGCACGGCCTTCTTCATCCAGTGCGCTCAGCGATTTGCCCATCAGGCTAACGTCACCTTCTGTGCCATCATCCAGGCCAGCCAAAATCCCCAGTAACGTCGATTTCCCCGAACCGGATTCACCAATCAGGGCAATTGTCTGCGCAGGTTTGACAATGAGCTCAACTCCGGTAAGGATGGAAAGCCGATTTTCTCCTTGACCAACGTGCTTACTAAGATGATGAACTTCAAGAATGTTTTCTACGTGCGCAGTTTTGCTTGGCGTAGCACTCGCTGGGCTGGTCTTCGCAAACATGTTTTCGTCCTTTTGCTTCTGGGATTATGCAGCGTACGCGCTTTCGCCGCTGACACATTATTAATTCTGGGCGATAGCCTCAGTGCGGGCTATCAGATGCCGATCGCTAACGCGTGGCCAACGCTATTGAACACGCAGTGGCAGACGCAGAAAAAAGGCGTCGCGGTGGTTAACGCCAGCATTAGTGGCGATACCACCGCACAAGCGCTAGCGCGTCTTCCTGCCCTGCTGAAACAGCATCAGCCGCGTTGGGTGTTGATTGAACTGGGCGGCAATGACGGGCTTCGGGGATTTCCCGCACAAAATATTGAGCAGGATCTGGCGAAAATCATCACGCTGGTCAAACAGGCTAATGCCCAACCGTTGCTGATGCAGGTTCGTTTGCCGACCAACTATGGCCGCCGCTACACCGAGTCATTCAGCAATATCTACCCCAAACTCGCAGAGCAGTTTGCGCTTCCTCTGCTGCCTTTCTTTATGGAGCAGGTGTATCTTAAACCGGAGTGGATGATGGAAGATGGCATCCATCCAACCCGGGATGCCCAACCGTTTATCGCAGACTGGATGGCGAAGCAGCTGGAACCCTTAGTTAACCATGAGTCTTAATAAATAGGCTTTTGAATTAGGTAAAGTTATGCAAAAAACGGTCTTCATTACGGGTTGCTCCAGCGGTATTGGCCTGATTGCCGCTCAGGATCTGCAAAAACGCGGCTATCGCGTGATTGCATCCTGCCGCCGAGCAGAGGATGTGGCGCGTCTGACCACGCTGGGTCTGGAAGCGATTACGCTCGATCTGGATGACAACGCCAGCGTGGAACAGGCCGTGGCGGAGGTGATCAGACTGACCGATAATCGCCTGTACGGTTTGTTTAACAACGCCGGATACGGTCTATATGGTCCGTTGAATACCATTTCGCGCCAGCAGCTTGAACAGCAGTTTTCCAGCAACCTGTTCGGCACGCATCAGCTCACAAAGCTATTATTACCCGCGATGCTGCCGCATGGTGAAGGCCGTATCATCCAGACCAGTTCCGTGCTGGGGCTGGTGTCTACACCGGGTCGCGGTGCGTATGCCGCCAGCAAATATGCGCTGGAAGCCTGGTCAGATGCGTTGCGTATGGAGCTCCACGGCAGCGGCTTGCACGTCAGCCTGATCGAGCCAGGCCCGATCAGTACGCGCTTTACCACTAACGTGGCACAGACGCAGACGGACAAACCGGTCACCAACCCCGGCATCGCCAAGCGCTTCACGCTGCCGCCAGAAGCGATCTTGCCGAAGCTCCACCATGCGCTGGAAAGTTCACGGCCAAAATTACGCTATCCCGTGACGCTAGTGGCTCACGCCTTAACCTGGCTGCGTCGTTTGCTACCGGGGTGTCTTCTGGATAAGGTATTACGAGGATAAGGTCGCAGAGGGCGATGTATTGCGCACTCTCCTCTGCACAAGGCTTGTAAGTCACACCGACAGGCCCCATCTAAGAGTCAAATGAATTCAAGAAGTAAGAGAGACTACTCATGTTAGAACAACAAGCGACTATCGTTGACGTCAATGAATCCAACCTGCATCAGGTGTTGGAACACTCCATGACACTGCCAGTCCTGTTTTACTTCTGGTCGGGTCGTAGCCAGCACTGCCTGGAGCTGGAACCGGTGCTGGACAAGCTGGCGCAGGAATACGCCGGACAGTTTGTTCTGGCGAAGGTTGACTGTGATGCCGAACAGCGCGTCGCCGCCCAGTTTGGCCTGCGCTCAATCCCAACCGTGTATCTGTTTAAAGACGGGCAGCCGCTGGACGGTTTTCAGGGCCCACAGCCGGAAGAGGCGATTCGTGAATTGCTGAAACGCGCGCTGCCGAAAGAAGAAGAGCTGAAAGTCGCACAGGCGCAGCAGCTGATTCAGGAAGACAAACTGCCGGAAGCAATGCAACTGCTGAAAGACGCCTGGCAACTCAGCCAGCAGCGCAGTGACATCGGCCTGATGCTGGCGGAAGTGCAGATTCAAATTAAACGCAGTGAAGATGCTGAGGCCGTGCTGGCCACCATTCCTTTGCAAGATCGAGACACGCGTTACCATAGCCTCGTGGCTCAGATTGAATTGCTGAAACAGGCGGCAGATACGCCGGAAATTCAGCATCTACAGCAGCAGTTGGACGCCGATCCGCAAAATGCGGATCTCGCGGTACAGCTGGCTCTGCAGCTGCATCAGGTCGGCCGTAACGAAGAAGCGCTTGAACTGCTGATGGGGTTCCTGAAGAAAGATCTGGCCGTTGCTAACGGCAGCGCACGTAAAACGCTGATGGACATCATGGCCGCCCTCGGCACCAGCGACGCCCTCGCCGCCCGCTACCGCCGCCAGCTCTATTCGTTATTATATTGATTTATCTTGTGAAAAAGGCCAGAACGTTGATTCTGGCCTTTTTATTTGCAGGCGAGTATTAGCCATCGGCTTATAGACTTATCGTCTTATGCTAGATTGATGTGATGGTTTCGGGCGTGCTAACCCGGCGTAAAAATTGCGCTGAGGTGAGCGTTACCGCCGAGTGAGCGGCATGGACGCCGCGAAAGCCAGTGCCGCGTCGGGAACGCGTCACTGGCGGCTCGACAAGCGGGAACGATCGCCGAAGGCACCGCGTAGCGGCGTAATTCACGCCAAAAAGCCTAGGGGTCACGGGGCGAGCGGCGCTTGAGACGCCCCGTGTCGGGCGCGTGCTATGAAATAGCATGAAAATGACGGTATCATCGCGCACGAAACAGCCTCGACAGTGACATAAAAATACGACTCAGAGGCAGTCTTAGATCCCCCCGCTAACTACAACGTCTCCAACACCGTGATCCAACCATGTCCGCCGTAGACGGACCAGCCATTTAGCCAGCGGCGCAGCATGTTCATCGCCAGCATCGCAACGACTTCCTGATGCGTTTTCAGGCTGTAGCGCTGTACGTTGAACTGTATCGTTTGGGCAAAAGATCCTTCCGGCGTATGCAGCGCTAATGACAGCTCTGCATCATTCCGGTTACCCACAACCAGCGCTAACGATGCCCCCTGACGCTCCGCCAGATGGCGAGCATAGTCCACTAACCCAGACAGGCTGGTATCCTCAACGTTTGCCAACAGTTCCCCGCCCGCCAGCGGAACATCCGCCGACTGGAGCTGCCAGTTGAGCAATCCTGCCGTGAAGTGTTCACTCACTGCCAGCGTCATATCACGCTCGTCCAAACGCCGTGCCAACTGTGCCGGTAACCCTTCGGTTCCTTCAAAGAGGGTATTTTCCCCTGCCACGGTGCGCACTGTTTCCCACAGTTGCTCCATATTTTCCTGCTGGGCAGCAGGGCCAGTCAGCTTCAACTCGATAATCGGCATAGAAGAGCGGTAGCCCAACACCACGCCCGGCGGTAACGCCATACCATCCAACTGGCTTGCCAGATCGCTCTCGGAGCGGCCAAAGGTGGTCAGGCGTAGGCACAGTGGAGCATCGGCGACAGCAAAGCGCTCGCGCAGGCGCGGCATAATTTGCTGATCGACCATGACCTTAAACTCAGACGGCACGCCCGGTGTAAAAAACATCAGGCACTTGTTCAATTGCAGCGCAAAACCACAGGCGGTGCCCACCGGGTTATCCACCATTTCCGCACTGGCAGGGATTTGCGCCTGTTTACGGTTGCTCGGTGCCATCACTCTGCCACGCTCAGCAAAAAAAGCCTCCATACGCGCCAGCCATTCTGCGTGCTCAACCAGCCCTTCTCCTGCGGCGGTGGCCGCCGCCAATGCGCTGAGATCGTCGCTGGTCGGCCCCAGGCCGCCGTTCACAATCAGGATATCGGCAATCTGGCTACGCTGCGTTATCGCAGTCACCAGCGCATCGAGATCGTCCCCCACCGTCATCCGGCTGGTCATCGGTAATCCCTGCTGAAACAGATAATCCGCCAGCCAGGCCGCATTGGTATCAATAATCTGACCATGCAGCACTTCATCGCCGGTACATAACATCTCGACCCTAAGCATTTTTTTATTCCTCGTGACGATCCTGAAACCACTTTAAAAAGTCGCATGAACAAACACAATGTTTCTTTCTGCCTGCCCGATAACGTATCGCCTCCGACGTCCCTCACTCCAGTGTAAATATAAAATTACACCCTTCGTAACGGCGTTTTGACAGAAATCACTGAATACTCTACCCTGCTGCCAAAAATATCTGGATAGCCGCGCTATTTATAGAGGAATAGGTGAAAAATCGTACTCTTGGCAGCATTTTTATCGTTGCTGGCACCACCATTGGAGCAGGAATGTTGGCGATGCCGCTGGCAACTGCGGGTGTTGGGTTTGGTACTACATTGATGATATTGATCGGTCTGTGGGCACTGATGTGTTACAGCGCCCTGTTGCTGGTTGAAGTGTATCAGCATCAGCCGTCGCACACCGGGCTGGGCACGCTGGCAAAAATCTACCTCGGTCGCTGGGGACAGTGGATTACCGGCTTTAGTATGTTATTTCTGATGTATGCGCTCACCGCGGCCTATATCAGCGGCGCAGGCGAACTACTCGCCAGCAGTATCAGCCAGTGGAGTGGCTACTCACTTCCGCTGTCCGCAGGCATTCTGCTCTTCACGCTGGTTGCTGGCGGCGTCGTCTGTATCGGAACATCCTCAGTCGATTTGTTTAACCGCATCCTGTTTAGCGGCAAAGTGCTGATGTTCGTCATCATGCTGGCCGTCATGGTGCCGCATATTCAGCGCGTCAACCTCCTAACGCTGCCGCTGCAACAGGGTCTGACGCTCTCGGCATTACCGGTCATTCTGACGTCGTTCGGCTTTCACGGCAGTATCCCCAGTATCGTGCACTACATGGGTGGCGACAGCCGTAAGCTGCGCCGAATATTCCTTATCGGTAGCGTGATACCGCTGATTGCCTATATCTTCTGGCAGCTCGTGATGTTGGGTAGCCTCAGTTCTTCAACATTCAACGCTATTTTGGCCGATCAGGCGGGGTTGAATGGGTTGATGCAGGCTATTCGCACGCTGGTTGCCTCACCGCACGTTGAACTGGCCGTCCACCTGTTTGCCGATCTGGCGCTGGCGACCTCTTTCCTCGGCGTGGCGCTTGGATTATTCGATTATTTAGCCGATCTGTTTAAACGTAAAAATAGCATCATCGGGCGCGCGCAAACGGGCTTGCTGACCTTTATTCCCCCGCTGGTGTTTGCCCTCTTTTATCCGCAAGGGTTCGTGATGGCACTTGGCTATGCGGCAATTGCGCTGGCCGTGCTGGCATTGCTTATTCCGGTCTTGCTGAGCTGGCAGGTGCGCAAACAACGTCCTGAAATACGCGCGACGCGCGGTGGCGCAGCGCTCTTGGCACTGGTCTTCGCCAGCGGCATCGCCATCATCTTGATCCAACTGGCGATGGTGGCAGGCTGGCTACCGTCAATCAGTTAACCTTCTCATCGGTTAATCCAAGACATAAAAAAACGCTGGGAGCGTTTTTCAACGTCGCTTGCGACGGCCCGAAGGGGGACGGACAAGGATGTCCGTCATAAAAAAAGAGCGTGAACTCAACATTCACGCTCTTTTTTCTTTCGAACCACTATACCCTTGTATCTTGAAGTTTAGGTATTATTGACAATGTAGGTTTGGCACGGTTCATGTAGCCTGGTTTACCCTGGGGTTTCTAAGCCCGTTATTTAGCTCATTGCGCATGAACCGCGTCACTCATCTGAAACCCGTACAGTTGTTTGACCTCATTTCGTATTTGCAAGGAGGGGTAAAAATGAGTCTGCCAAATTTACTTCACATCGGCATTGATGTTTCCAAAGCCTCCCTCGATGTCGCTATCGGTTCCGCATTGCCGCCCTTTTCCGCCAGGAATGACCTCGATGGCTTTGACGCTATTCTGGCTGAACTGGCAAAACATCCTGTTTCCCTTATCCTCATGGAGGCTACTGGTGGCCTCGAAGCCCCACTCGCTTGTTCGTTACAAGCCGCTGGGTTTGAGGTCGTGGTTATCAACCCACGTCAGGCCAGAGACTTCGCGCGGGCCATGGGATACCTCG
This genomic interval from Pectobacterium aquaticum contains the following:
- the ybbP gene encoding putative ABC transporter permease subunit YbbP, translating into MIWRWFWREWRSPSLLIVWLALTLAVACVLALGTISDRMEKGLSQQSRDFLAGDRVLRASRPVAENWLLDAQQRGLTLSRQISFMTMTFAGDTPQLAQVKATDQRYPLYGNLQTRPEGLHAEAGTVLVAPRLLALLGLKVGDMLDVGDTSLRISGELIQEPDSGFNPFETAPRILMNLDDVEKTGAIQPGGRITWRYMFSGNEKQISEFSNFIKPQLKPDQRWYGMEDSEGALSQSLKRSQQFLLLSALLTLLLSIAAVAVAMGHYCRSRYDLVAILKTLGAGKQALRKLIIGQWLSVLGLAAVCGSVLGLGFEALLMKILAPVLPAVLPASGLWPWVWALGSLVLISLLVGLRPYRLLLATQPLRVLRQDVVANVWPLRYYLPIVLIIVVGLLAVLSGGGVLLWSLLGGVAVLSLLLGVIGWGGLLLLRRLTVKRLALRLAINRLLRQPWSTLSQLAAFSLSFMLLALLLVMRGDLLERWQQQLPLGSPNYFLLNITAEQVPQMREFLSQHDVTPEQFFPIIRARLTEINQQVATEVIHEDDPGGNTVNRELNLTWMNGIPQHNVLVEGEAPKTGEVSMEAKEAKEMGIKIGDTLTFTGDTQPFSATVTSFRQVDWESLRPNFFFIFPVGALDNQPQSWLTSFRYDGDEKLITQLNRQFPTVSVLDIGSILRQVGQVLQQVSRALEIMVILVLFCGVLLLLAQIQVGMRQRRQELMVYRTLGAGLRLLRTTLWCEFAVLGLVAGTAAAIGAESALWLLQRKVFNFAWEPNIGMWIALPLIAAFLLSLCGGWLGLRLLRGKALFRQFAG
- the ybbA gene encoding putative ABC transporter ATP-binding protein YbbA, translating into MFAKTSPASATPSKTAHVENILEVHHLSKHVGQGENRLSILTGVELIVKPAQTIALIGESGSGKSTLLGILAGLDDGTEGDVSLMGKSLSALDEEGRAALRAQHVGFVFQSFMLVPTLNALENVQLPALLRGESDSHSRGQAEQLLQQLGLGERLHHLPAQLSGGEQQRVALARAFSGRPNVLFADEPTGNLDRKTGERIVDLLFSLNRDYATTLILVTHDEQLAARCERRLRLVDGKLREDA
- the tesA gene encoding multifunctional acyl-CoA thioesterase I/protease I/lysophospholipase L1; protein product: MNFKNVFYVRSFAWRSTRWAGLRKHVFVLLLLGLCSVRAFAADTLLILGDSLSAGYQMPIANAWPTLLNTQWQTQKKGVAVVNASISGDTTAQALARLPALLKQHQPRWVLIELGGNDGLRGFPAQNIEQDLAKIITLVKQANAQPLLMQVRLPTNYGRRYTESFSNIYPKLAEQFALPLLPFFMEQVYLKPEWMMEDGIHPTRDAQPFIADWMAKQLEPLVNHES
- a CDS encoding SDR family oxidoreductase, with amino-acid sequence MQKTVFITGCSSGIGLIAAQDLQKRGYRVIASCRRAEDVARLTTLGLEAITLDLDDNASVEQAVAEVIRLTDNRLYGLFNNAGYGLYGPLNTISRQQLEQQFSSNLFGTHQLTKLLLPAMLPHGEGRIIQTSSVLGLVSTPGRGAYAASKYALEAWSDALRMELHGSGLHVSLIEPGPISTRFTTNVAQTQTDKPVTNPGIAKRFTLPPEAILPKLHHALESSRPKLRYPVTLVAHALTWLRRLLPGCLLDKVLRG
- a CDS encoding co-chaperone YbbN produces the protein MLEQQATIVDVNESNLHQVLEHSMTLPVLFYFWSGRSQHCLELEPVLDKLAQEYAGQFVLAKVDCDAEQRVAAQFGLRSIPTVYLFKDGQPLDGFQGPQPEEAIRELLKRALPKEEELKVAQAQQLIQEDKLPEAMQLLKDAWQLSQQRSDIGLMLAEVQIQIKRSEDAEAVLATIPLQDRDTRYHSLVAQIELLKQAADTPEIQHLQQQLDADPQNADLAVQLALQLHQVGRNEEALELLMGFLKKDLAVANGSARKTLMDIMAALGTSDALAARYRRQLYSLLY
- a CDS encoding nicotinamide mononucleotide deamidase-related protein YfaY, which translates into the protein MLRVEMLCTGDEVLHGQIIDTNAAWLADYLFQQGLPMTSRMTVGDDLDALVTAITQRSQIADILIVNGGLGPTSDDLSALAAATAAGEGLVEHAEWLARMEAFFAERGRVMAPSNRKQAQIPASAEMVDNPVGTACGFALQLNKCLMFFTPGVPSEFKVMVDQQIMPRLRERFAVADAPLCLRLTTFGRSESDLASQLDGMALPPGVVLGYRSSMPIIELKLTGPAAQQENMEQLWETVRTVAGENTLFEGTEGLPAQLARRLDERDMTLAVSEHFTAGLLNWQLQSADVPLAGGELLANVEDTSLSGLVDYARHLAERQGASLALVVGNRNDAELSLALHTPEGSFAQTIQFNVQRYSLKTHQEVVAMLAMNMLRRWLNGWSVYGGHGWITVLETL
- the tyrP gene encoding tyrosine transporter TyrP, encoding MKNRTLGSIFIVAGTTIGAGMLAMPLATAGVGFGTTLMILIGLWALMCYSALLLVEVYQHQPSHTGLGTLAKIYLGRWGQWITGFSMLFLMYALTAAYISGAGELLASSISQWSGYSLPLSAGILLFTLVAGGVVCIGTSSVDLFNRILFSGKVLMFVIMLAVMVPHIQRVNLLTLPLQQGLTLSALPVILTSFGFHGSIPSIVHYMGGDSRKLRRIFLIGSVIPLIAYIFWQLVMLGSLSSSTFNAILADQAGLNGLMQAIRTLVASPHVELAVHLFADLALATSFLGVALGLFDYLADLFKRKNSIIGRAQTGLLTFIPPLVFALFYPQGFVMALGYAAIALAVLALLIPVLLSWQVRKQRPEIRATRGGAALLALVFASGIAIILIQLAMVAGWLPSIS